A genomic window from Bdellovibrio sp. SKB1291214 includes:
- a CDS encoding c-type cytochrome has protein sequence MKSLVNMTLVVAAGLAVSALTSCGPRGNKPNVEIIQDMMESPAIKAQEYDESSPHHIGMRVPPEHTVPVGFEPYRYATDVEGAAKNLKNPLAGKMDDETLLTGQKYYETNCAVCHGYKGEGGDKSGSVVSAKMALKPPALLTDKVKGWPDGHLYHVITMGQGVMGPYASHIPQKYRWQVVNYIRFLEKRDGK, from the coding sequence ATGAAAAGTCTTGTTAATATGACTCTAGTTGTAGCAGCGGGTTTGGCAGTGTCAGCGCTGACAAGCTGTGGTCCTCGCGGCAACAAACCAAACGTTGAGATCATTCAAGATATGATGGAGTCTCCGGCGATTAAAGCTCAGGAGTACGACGAAAGCTCTCCACACCATATCGGTATGCGCGTTCCACCGGAGCACACAGTGCCAGTTGGTTTCGAGCCGTACCGTTACGCAACGGATGTTGAAGGGGCTGCAAAGAACCTTAAAAATCCACTTGCTGGAAAAATGGATGATGAGACTCTTTTGACGGGTCAAAAATACTACGAAACAAACTGCGCAGTTTGCCATGGCTATAAAGGCGAGGGCGGCGACAAGTCTGGTTCAGTAGTGTCTGCGAAAATGGCTTTGAAACCACCTGCTCTTTTGACTGACAAAGTTAAAGGCTGGCCAGATGGTCACTTGTACCACGTTATTACGATGGGACAAGGTGTGATGGGTCCTTACGCTTCTCACATCCCGCAAAAATATCGTTGGCAGGTTGTTAACTACATTCGCTTCCTTGAGAAGCGTGATGGAAAATAG
- the nrfD gene encoding NrfD/PsrC family molybdoenzyme membrane anchor subunit has translation MIKRNPLVLGNKTLKDVSDDICAPLERFPSKGWIGMFLGAKTLLLFYIVILACVVGIGIGLLGVTHPVFWGTMIVTFVFWIGIGHAGTLISAVLFLFRQKWRTSVARTAEAMTVFAVMTAGLFPLLHTGRPWLDYWLFPYPNQRGPLWVNFRSPLLWDVFAVSTYATVSMVFWYIGLVPDFATIKDRAKNKMRRAVYGALSLGWRGTAKNWSHYEMLYLLLAGLSTPLVLSVHTIVSFDFAVSNLPGWHTTIFPPYFVAGAIFSGFAMVVTLMTLVRIGFPEFKNYVTLDHMEVMNKIIMTTGMLVGYAYASEFFIAWYSGNPYERFAFVNRAFGPYAWSYWIMVSCNVLSPQVFWFKKLRRSIPVMFVVSIFVNIGMWFERFVITVTSLHRDFLPANWGMYQWSWFDTGVLVGSFGMFLTLFLLYLRLFPAVSIAEVKPVLHVGYDTEGGHH, from the coding sequence ATGATTAAGCGTAACCCATTAGTCCTTGGCAATAAGACTTTGAAAGATGTCAGCGATGACATCTGTGCCCCATTAGAAAGATTCCCATCCAAAGGTTGGATCGGAATGTTCTTGGGCGCAAAAACATTGCTTCTATTCTACATCGTGATCCTGGCTTGCGTGGTTGGTATCGGTATCGGTTTGCTGGGTGTTACTCACCCGGTATTCTGGGGTACGATGATCGTTACTTTCGTATTCTGGATCGGTATCGGTCACGCCGGTACATTGATCTCGGCGGTACTTTTCTTGTTCCGTCAAAAATGGAGAACATCAGTTGCTCGTACAGCTGAGGCGATGACGGTATTCGCCGTTATGACAGCGGGTCTTTTCCCGTTGCTACATACAGGTCGTCCTTGGTTGGATTACTGGTTGTTCCCATATCCGAATCAACGTGGTCCATTGTGGGTGAACTTCCGTTCGCCACTTCTTTGGGACGTTTTCGCCGTATCGACATACGCGACGGTTTCCATGGTGTTTTGGTACATTGGTTTGGTTCCTGACTTTGCGACAATCAAAGACCGTGCAAAAAATAAAATGCGTCGTGCAGTTTATGGTGCGCTTTCTTTGGGTTGGAGAGGAACTGCGAAAAACTGGTCCCACTACGAAATGTTGTACTTGTTGCTAGCAGGTCTTTCGACTCCACTAGTTCTTTCAGTACATACGATCGTATCCTTCGACTTCGCGGTTTCTAACTTGCCAGGTTGGCATACAACGATCTTCCCTCCATACTTCGTTGCCGGTGCGATCTTCTCCGGTTTCGCAATGGTTGTGACGTTGATGACATTGGTTCGTATCGGTTTCCCTGAATTCAAAAACTACGTAACTCTAGACCATATGGAAGTGATGAATAAAATCATCATGACAACAGGTATGCTAGTTGGTTACGCGTACGCGTCTGAGTTCTTCATCGCTTGGTACTCTGGTAACCCGTATGAGCGTTTTGCCTTCGTAAACCGTGCCTTCGGTCCTTACGCTTGGTCTTACTGGATCATGGTTTCTTGTAACGTGTTGTCTCCGCAAGTTTTCTGGTTCAAGAAACTTCGTCGTTCAATCCCTGTGATGTTCGTAGTGTCTATCTTCGTAAACATCGGTATGTGGTTCGAGCGTTTCGTGATCACGGTGACTTCTTTGCACCGCGATTTCTTGCCAGCCAACTGGGGTATGTACCAATGGTCATGGTTCGATACGGGCGTTTTGGTAGGCTCGTTCGGTATGTTCCTGACTCTGTTCTTGTTGTATTTGCGTTTGTTCCCAGCGGTTTCTATCGCAGAGGTTAAACCTGTTCTGCACGTTGGTTATGATACTGAAGGAGGGCACCACTAA
- a CDS encoding DUF3341 domain-containing protein has product MAAQYTKGIAGIWLEESKILKAAAKMRDSGSDKFEAISAYPIHGMEEACGIKRSWIPYVTFVAGCLGLSGGLALTYWTSAVDWAVNVGGKPFFSAPAFVPIMFELTILLAALSSVGALFYACKMPRIDPPIIDPDLSCHKFAIFVPHNDATYDETKLTALFKELGAVEVKKTEY; this is encoded by the coding sequence ATGGCTGCTCAATATACTAAAGGTATTGCTGGAATCTGGCTTGAAGAATCAAAAATTCTTAAAGCTGCAGCAAAGATGCGTGATTCTGGTTCTGATAAATTCGAAGCAATCTCTGCATACCCAATTCACGGTATGGAAGAAGCTTGCGGCATCAAACGTTCTTGGATTCCCTACGTAACATTCGTAGCGGGTTGCCTTGGTTTGTCTGGTGGCTTGGCTTTAACTTATTGGACTTCAGCAGTTGACTGGGCTGTGAATGTCGGTGGCAAGCCGTTCTTCTCCGCTCCAGCATTCGTACCAATCATGTTCGAATTGACGATCTTGTTGGCGGCGCTTTCTTCGGTAGGTGCTTTGTTCTATGCGTGCAAAATGCCACGTATCGATCCACCCATCATCGATCCAGATTTGAGCTGCCATAAGTTCGCGATTTTTGTTCCACACAACGATGCTACTTACGATGAAACAAAGCTCACTGCTTTGTTCAAAGAACTTGGCGCGGTTGAAGTGAAGAAGACGGAGTACTAG